Proteins co-encoded in one Arachis hypogaea cultivar Tifrunner chromosome 11, arahy.Tifrunner.gnm2.J5K5, whole genome shotgun sequence genomic window:
- the LOC112721070 gene encoding protein MAIN-LIKE 1-like gives MGRCKTQAAFVSVAEPNENCAIRNLLPRKLDPLDTFNEVAAAALTLTGFQHVSQVGEMRGHSALLSASVERWKPETHTFHLSVGELMVTLEDVSYIFGLPINGEAVTGRSDSSHQFLVENCIACFGRESDPEDHVLGKVNIAWVRRCRDTEKRGAF, from the exons ATGGGACGGTGCAAAACGCAGGCTGCATTTGTCAGCGTAGCAGAGCCAAACGAAAATTGC GCTATCAGGAATTTGTTGCCTAGAAAACTGGATCCGCTAGATACCTTTAACGAGGTAGCTGCAGCGGCACTGACATTGACTGGGTTTCAACACGTTTCGCAAGTAGGCGAAATGAGAGGTCACTCTGCACTACTGAGTGCTTCGGTGGAACGCTGGAAGCCAGAGACTCACACATTTCATCTTTCGGTTGGTGAATTGATGGTGACGCTAGAAGATGTGAGCTATATTTTTGGTCTCCCGATTAATGGGGAGGCCGTTACGGGTAGATCAGATAGCAGTCACCAGTTTTTGGTGGAAAACTGCATTGCGTGTTTTGGTCGGGAGTCCGATCCGGAAGATCACGTGTTGGGGAAGGTTAATATTGCTTGGGTCCGGCGGTGCAGAGACACCGAGAAACGGGGAGCGTTTTAA